From the Rhodothermus sp. genome, one window contains:
- a CDS encoding CoA-binding protein has protein sequence MGPGSGPACDLTLNSILPPELREKYQNPAVIRKVLAASRTIAIVGLSTDRQKASHFVATYLQYAGYRIIPVHPRAREILGERAYPDLLSIPEPVDVVDVFRPAHECPEYARQAVKIGAKTLWLQLRIVSLEAAQIAEAGGLQVVMDRCLKMEHGRYNGSMHWVGMNTGIITARRARRWF, from the coding sequence ATGGGACCTGGATCAGGCCCTGCATGCGATCTGACCCTGAATTCCATACTGCCCCCTGAACTTCGGGAAAAGTACCAGAATCCGGCCGTTATTCGAAAAGTGCTGGCCGCGTCTCGCACGATTGCCATTGTAGGGCTGTCGACGGACCGCCAGAAGGCCAGTCACTTTGTGGCTACGTATTTGCAATACGCCGGCTATCGAATCATTCCGGTTCATCCACGCGCCCGTGAAATTCTTGGCGAGCGTGCCTATCCGGACCTGCTAAGCATTCCGGAGCCGGTTGACGTGGTGGACGTGTTTCGGCCGGCCCATGAATGTCCCGAGTATGCTCGACAGGCTGTGAAAATCGGAGCTAAAACGCTCTGGCTACAGCTACGCATCGTGAGTCTTGAAGCGGCACAGATCGCCGAGGCCGGTGGGCTGCAGGTGGTGATGGACCGGTGTCTCAAGATGGAGCACGGCCGCTACAACGGCAGCATGCACTGGGTCGGCATGAACACTGGCATCATCACGGCGCGCCGTGCTCGCCGCTGGTTCTAA